One window of the Allosaccharopolyspora coralli genome contains the following:
- a CDS encoding IS5 family transposase produces the protein MTDAEWAVIEPLLPTAACASPAGGRPEKHHRRDIVDAIRYVTDNGVKWRALPVDFPPCKTVYGFFARWRENGTVEIMRDALREQVRQQAGRRPRPTAAAIDAQSVRAAETVGDSTRGYDAGKKVNGRKRHIAVDTMGLLLVVMVTAANLQDRPAGRPLLSLLHRAHHRVRHIWADGGYTGTLLTWAKTTLGITVEIVKKLAEQTGFVPLHRRWVVERTFAWISQARRNTRDYERLPEHSEAFINWAMITTMSRRLTRPQTRAPTP, from the coding sequence ATGACGGACGCCGAGTGGGCAGTGATCGAACCACTGCTGCCCACGGCGGCGTGTGCCAGCCCGGCCGGGGGGCGTCCGGAGAAGCACCACCGCCGCGACATCGTCGACGCGATCCGCTACGTCACCGACAACGGAGTGAAATGGCGCGCGCTTCCCGTGGACTTTCCGCCCTGCAAGACCGTGTACGGCTTTTTCGCTCGCTGGCGCGAGAACGGCACGGTGGAAATAATGCGTGATGCGCTGCGTGAACAGGTCCGCCAGCAGGCCGGCCGGCGCCCGCGGCCCACCGCAGCCGCCATCGACGCGCAATCGGTGCGCGCCGCCGAAACAGTCGGTGACTCCACCCGCGGCTACGACGCCGGCAAGAAGGTCAACGGCCGCAAACGCCACATCGCCGTGGACACCATGGGACTGCTGCTGGTCGTCATGGTCACCGCCGCCAACTTGCAGGACCGGCCCGCCGGGCGCCCTCTGCTGTCGCTGCTGCACCGCGCCCACCACAGGGTGCGCCACATCTGGGCCGACGGCGGCTACACCGGAACCCTGCTGACCTGGGCGAAAACAACCCTGGGCATCACCGTCGAGATCGTGAAAAAACTCGCCGAACAAACCGGGTTCGTGCCCCTGCACCGCCGATGGGTCGTCGAACGAACCTTCGCCTGGATCAGCCAAGCCCGCCGCAACACCCGCGACTACGAACGCCTCCCCGAACACTCCGAGGCCTTCATCAACTGGGCCATGATCACTACGATGAGCCGACGACTGACCCGCCCACAAACGCGGGCCCCCACCCCCTAA
- the gatB gene encoding Asp-tRNA(Asn)/Glu-tRNA(Gln) amidotransferase subunit GatB, with amino-acid sequence MTAVADIMDYDEVLERYDPVLGLEVHVELSTRTKMFCGCANRFGAEPNTQVCPVCLGLPGALPVVNGTGVESAIRIGLALNCQVAEWCRFARKNYFYPDQPKNFQTSQYDEPIVFDGHLDVVLDDGETFRVEIERAHMEEDTGKSLHVGGATGRIHGAEHSLLDYNRAGVPLIEIVTKPIAGAGARAPEVARAYVTALRDLLRALDVSDVRMDQGSLRCDANVSLMPRGGTEFGTRTETKNVNSLRSVERAVRYEMCRHAAVLDGGGEIVQETRHFDEASATTSAGRRKETAEDYRYFPEPDLVPIAPSREWVEELRTTLPELPWERRKRVQQEWGLSDQELRDLVNAGALELIVATVDAGSSPDEARSWWVAYLAQQANLQGVELGELAITPKQVARVIALVSEGTLTNKLARQVVDGVLAGEGEPDEVVAARGLEVVSDDSALQAAIDEALAAQPDVADKIRDGKVQAAGAIVGAVMKATQGQADAKRVRELVLATCGQ; translated from the coding sequence GTGACCGCCGTCGCTGACATCATGGACTACGACGAGGTCCTCGAACGCTACGACCCGGTCCTGGGTCTCGAGGTCCACGTCGAGCTCTCCACCCGGACGAAGATGTTCTGCGGCTGCGCGAACCGCTTCGGCGCGGAGCCGAACACCCAGGTGTGCCCGGTGTGTCTCGGCCTGCCCGGTGCGCTTCCGGTCGTCAACGGCACCGGCGTCGAGTCCGCGATCCGCATCGGTCTCGCCCTGAACTGCCAGGTCGCCGAGTGGTGCCGGTTCGCGCGGAAGAACTACTTCTACCCGGACCAACCGAAGAACTTCCAAACCTCCCAGTACGACGAGCCGATCGTCTTCGACGGCCACCTCGACGTGGTCCTCGATGACGGAGAGACGTTCCGCGTCGAGATCGAGCGTGCGCACATGGAGGAGGACACCGGCAAGTCGCTGCACGTCGGCGGCGCCACCGGCCGGATCCACGGTGCCGAGCACTCGCTGTTGGACTACAACCGGGCGGGTGTGCCGCTGATCGAGATCGTCACCAAGCCGATCGCAGGCGCGGGCGCGCGAGCACCCGAAGTCGCCCGCGCGTACGTCACCGCCTTGCGCGATCTGCTGCGTGCGCTGGACGTCTCGGACGTGCGGATGGACCAGGGCTCGCTGCGCTGCGACGCCAACGTCTCGCTGATGCCGAGGGGCGGCACCGAGTTCGGTACCCGTACCGAGACGAAGAACGTGAACTCGCTGCGCAGCGTCGAGCGGGCGGTGCGTTACGAGATGTGCCGGCACGCGGCGGTGCTCGACGGCGGCGGCGAGATCGTGCAGGAGACGCGGCACTTCGACGAGGCGTCGGCGACGACTTCCGCCGGGCGCCGCAAGGAGACCGCAGAGGACTACCGGTACTTCCCGGAGCCGGACCTGGTGCCGATCGCACCGAGCCGCGAGTGGGTCGAGGAGCTACGCACGACGTTGCCGGAGCTGCCGTGGGAGCGGCGCAAGCGCGTCCAGCAGGAATGGGGGCTCTCGGACCAGGAACTCCGGGACCTCGTCAACGCGGGAGCGCTGGAGCTCATCGTCGCCACCGTCGACGCGGGTTCGTCCCCCGACGAGGCTCGCTCGTGGTGGGTGGCCTACCTGGCGCAGCAGGCGAACCTGCAGGGCGTCGAGCTCGGGGAGCTCGCCATCACGCCGAAGCAGGTCGCGCGGGTGATCGCGCTGGTCTCCGAGGGGACGTTGACGAACAAGCTGGCCCGCCAGGTCGTCGACGGTGTCCTCGCGGGCGAGGGCGAGCCGGACGAGGTCGTCGCGGCACGCGGCCTGGAGGTCGTCTCGGACGATTCGGCGTTGCAAGCTGCGATCGACGAGGCGTTGGCCGCTCAGCCGGACGTGGCGGACAAGATCCGGGACGGGAAGGTTCAGGCCGCCGGGGCGATCGTCGGCGCGGTCATGAAGGCGACCCAGGGGCAAGCCGACGCCAAACGGGTGCGCGAACTCGTCCTCGCCACCTGCGGTCAGTGA
- the gatA gene encoding Asp-tRNA(Asn)/Glu-tRNA(Gln) amidotransferase subunit GatA: MTDLTRLTAAELAETIRSGETSAEDVTQAHLDRIDAVDPVVHAFLHVGADEALEAARKVDADRAAGTEASALAGVPLALKDVFATSDMPTTVGSKMLEGWRPPYEATVTRKLREAGVVVLGKTNMDEFAMGSSTENSAYGPTRNPWDTTRIPGGSGGGSSASLAAFQAPLAIGTDTGGSIRQPGAVTGTVGVKPTYGGVSRYGLVAFSSSLDQGGPCARTVLDAALLHEVIGGRDPMDSTSIDAPVPPVVDAARHGANGDLNGVRIGVVREFAGEGYQPGVERSFQAAVRQLTDLGAEVVEVSCPNFDYALGAYYLIAPSEASSNLARFDAMRYGLRVGDDGSRSAEQVMSLTREAGFGAEVKRRIMLGTYALSSGYYDAYYGSAQKVRTLITRDFAAAFEQVDVLVSPTTPTTAFPIGERVDDPMAMYLNDLCTIPSNLAGNAAMSVPCGLSDEDGLPVGLQIMAPATADDRLYRVGAAYEAARDAADGGALINRVPHLEVAG; encoded by the coding sequence ATGACCGACCTCACCCGACTCACCGCCGCGGAACTGGCGGAGACGATCCGCTCCGGCGAGACCTCCGCCGAAGACGTCACTCAGGCGCACCTCGACCGCATCGACGCTGTGGACCCGGTGGTTCACGCGTTCCTGCACGTCGGTGCCGACGAGGCGCTCGAGGCCGCGCGCAAGGTCGACGCCGACCGGGCGGCGGGAACCGAGGCGTCCGCGCTCGCGGGTGTGCCGCTGGCGCTCAAGGACGTCTTCGCCACCAGCGACATGCCCACCACCGTCGGCTCCAAGATGCTCGAGGGCTGGCGCCCGCCCTACGAGGCGACGGTGACGCGCAAGCTGCGCGAGGCCGGTGTCGTCGTGTTGGGCAAGACCAACATGGACGAGTTCGCGATGGGCTCGTCCACGGAGAACTCCGCCTACGGCCCGACCCGCAACCCGTGGGACACCACCCGCATCCCGGGCGGTTCCGGCGGCGGTTCGTCGGCGTCGCTGGCCGCGTTTCAGGCGCCGTTGGCGATCGGGACCGACACGGGCGGATCGATCCGCCAGCCCGGCGCGGTCACCGGCACCGTCGGCGTGAAACCCACCTACGGCGGGGTGTCCCGGTACGGACTCGTGGCGTTCTCGTCGTCGCTGGACCAGGGTGGTCCCTGTGCGCGCACCGTGCTCGACGCGGCGCTGTTGCACGAGGTGATCGGCGGCCGTGACCCGATGGACTCGACCTCGATCGACGCGCCGGTGCCGCCGGTGGTCGACGCTGCCCGGCACGGCGCGAACGGCGACCTCAACGGTGTCCGCATCGGAGTGGTCCGGGAGTTCGCGGGCGAAGGGTACCAGCCCGGCGTGGAGCGTTCCTTCCAGGCGGCGGTCCGCCAGCTCACCGACCTCGGCGCGGAGGTCGTGGAGGTCTCCTGCCCGAACTTCGACTACGCGTTGGGTGCCTATTACCTCATCGCGCCGAGCGAGGCCTCGTCGAACCTGGCCCGGTTCGACGCGATGCGCTACGGCCTGCGCGTCGGCGACGACGGCTCGCGCAGCGCCGAGCAGGTCATGTCGCTGACCCGCGAGGCCGGGTTCGGCGCCGAGGTCAAACGGCGCATCATGCTCGGCACCTATGCGTTGTCCTCCGGCTACTACGACGCCTACTACGGTTCGGCGCAGAAGGTGCGCACGCTGATCACCCGGGACTTCGCGGCGGCCTTCGAGCAGGTCGACGTGCTGGTCTCACCGACGACGCCGACCACGGCGTTCCCGATCGGCGAGCGGGTGGACGACCCGATGGCGATGTATCTCAACGACCTGTGCACCATTCCGTCGAACCTGGCGGGTAACGCCGCCATGAGCGTCCCGTGTGGACTGTCCGACGAGGACGGACTGCCGGTGGGTCTGCAGATCATGGCTCCCGCGACGGCCGACGACCGCCTCTACCGGGTGGGTGCGGCCTACGAAGCAGCGCGCGACGCCGCCGACGGCGGTGCGCTGATCAACCGCGTTCCCCACCTGGAGGTGGCCGGATGA
- the gatC gene encoding Asp-tRNA(Asn)/Glu-tRNA(Gln) amidotransferase subunit GatC, which produces MSTISRDEVAHLAGLARLAVTEEELDTFAGQLDQILDAVAKVGEVASDDIPPTSHAVPVTNVFREDAVRPSLSREQALAGAPAAEENRFRVPRILDEEA; this is translated from the coding sequence GTGTCAACGATCTCCCGTGACGAGGTGGCCCACCTCGCCGGCCTGGCCAGACTGGCCGTCACCGAAGAGGAACTCGACACCTTCGCCGGCCAGTTGGACCAGATCCTCGACGCCGTCGCCAAGGTGGGGGAGGTCGCCTCCGACGACATTCCTCCGACCTCGCACGCGGTGCCGGTGACCAACGTGTTCCGTGAGGACGCGGTCCGCCCGAGCCTGTCCCGCGAGCAGGCGCTCGCGGGTGCCCCGGCGGCCGAGGAGAACCGCTTCCGGGTGCCCCGGATCCTGGACGAGGAGGCGTGA
- a CDS encoding ACT domain-containing protein, with protein sequence MSFLIRVQVPDRPGTLGAVASALGEIGADILSVDVVERGQDMAVDDMVVELSGNRLPDVLITAAESIDGVVVDAVRPYAGVLDTHRELELVEEIAAEPANGLQILAEGVPKIIRSGWAMVFGHRSGGAEQLAASQSAPQEGYLELPWLPLARATILDSDGHWVPETWQELATELAATPIGKPDRVLLAGRPGGPVFRKAEVARLAHLAGIVSVVLEG encoded by the coding sequence GTGTCCTTCCTGATCCGGGTGCAGGTGCCGGACCGTCCGGGAACCCTCGGCGCGGTGGCCTCCGCGTTGGGTGAGATCGGCGCCGACATACTCAGCGTCGACGTCGTCGAACGCGGCCAGGACATGGCCGTCGACGACATGGTCGTGGAACTGTCCGGAAACCGTCTCCCGGACGTCCTCATCACCGCCGCCGAGTCCATCGACGGCGTCGTGGTGGACGCCGTGCGTCCCTACGCAGGCGTGCTGGACACGCACCGTGAGCTCGAGCTCGTCGAAGAGATCGCCGCCGAGCCCGCCAACGGACTGCAGATCCTCGCCGAAGGCGTGCCCAAGATCATTCGATCGGGTTGGGCGATGGTGTTCGGTCACCGCTCCGGAGGTGCCGAACAGCTCGCCGCGAGCCAGTCCGCCCCGCAGGAGGGCTACCTCGAACTGCCCTGGCTGCCGCTGGCGCGGGCGACGATCCTCGACTCCGACGGCCACTGGGTGCCCGAGACCTGGCAGGAGCTGGCCACCGAGCTCGCCGCCACGCCGATCGGCAAGCCCGACCGGGTCCTGCTGGCCGGACGGCCCGGCGGCCCGGTGTTTCGCAAGGCGGAGGTCGCCCGGCTGGCCCACCTCGCGGGCATCGTCTCCGTGGTCCTCGAAGGCTGA
- the vapC gene encoding type II toxin-antitoxin system VapC family toxin — MVDTSVWIEWLRATGSTADKAVQELRGEPQLLATTPPVRMEVLAGVSPRRVAMVSDVLDSAVPLAVESYTDFDTAAELFRAARATGRTVRSLLDCVIAAVAIREQATLLHRDHDFVVLSEVAPGLVCHSTVE; from the coding sequence TTGGTCGACACGTCCGTGTGGATCGAATGGCTCCGCGCTACCGGTTCGACCGCGGACAAGGCAGTTCAGGAGCTGCGCGGGGAACCTCAGCTTCTTGCCACCACTCCGCCCGTGCGGATGGAGGTCTTGGCCGGTGTCTCGCCACGCCGTGTGGCCATGGTGAGCGATGTTCTGGACAGTGCTGTGCCGCTTGCGGTGGAGTCGTACACCGACTTCGACACGGCCGCTGAGCTGTTTCGGGCAGCTCGGGCGACAGGGAGAACCGTGCGTTCGTTGCTGGACTGTGTCATTGCGGCCGTGGCGATCCGGGAGCAGGCCACGCTGCTGCACCGGGACCACGATTTCGTCGTGCTCAGCGAGGTGGCACCCGGCCTGGTGTGTCATTCCACAGTTGAGTGA
- a CDS encoding type II toxin-antitoxin system VapB family antitoxin, whose translation MTRTNIDIDDELIANVMDRYRLGSKREAVDFALRRVARPRLTTEALESLHGIGFDLDLEELRGGSRVIEWE comes from the coding sequence ATGACGAGAACGAACATCGACATTGATGACGAGTTGATTGCCAATGTCATGGATCGCTACCGCCTGGGGTCGAAGCGTGAAGCCGTGGACTTCGCCCTCCGTCGAGTCGCGAGACCGCGACTGACGACGGAAGCTCTCGAGTCGTTGCACGGCATCGGTTTCGACCTCGATCTGGAGGAACTGCGTGGGGGTAGCCGGGTGATCGAGTGGGAGTGA
- a CDS encoding GNAT family N-acetyltransferase: MQTRTIRRAQPEEFDAVGALTVRAYVEGGHLDGDEDYTEVLRDASARAEKATLLVAVEGDSVVGTATFAMHGSGWAEAARPGEAELRMLAVVPEHHGSGVGRALLEAVVAEARSYELDRIVLFSQESMTQAQAMYRRSGFYRRPEYDWRPLPEVRLLSFALDL, translated from the coding sequence ATGCAGACGAGGACGATCCGACGGGCGCAGCCGGAGGAGTTCGACGCGGTGGGCGCCCTGACGGTGCGGGCGTACGTCGAGGGTGGCCATCTCGACGGCGACGAGGACTACACGGAAGTGCTGCGCGACGCGTCGGCGCGCGCCGAGAAGGCGACGCTGCTGGTCGCGGTGGAGGGCGACTCCGTGGTGGGGACGGCGACCTTCGCGATGCACGGCAGCGGGTGGGCCGAGGCTGCGCGGCCGGGGGAGGCAGAGCTTCGGATGTTGGCGGTCGTGCCCGAACACCATGGCAGCGGGGTCGGCCGGGCGTTGCTGGAGGCGGTCGTCGCCGAGGCGCGTTCGTACGAGCTCGACCGCATCGTGCTGTTCAGCCAGGAATCGATGACTCAGGCCCAGGCCATGTACCGCCGCAGCGGTTTCTACCGTCGTCCCGAGTACGACTGGCGACCGCTGCCTGAGGTCCGCCTGCTCAGCTTCGCTCTCGATCTCTGA
- the ligA gene encoding NAD-dependent DNA ligase LigA — protein sequence MTSDDRATTADAPEDTAATSEDARPADPAANTDAEGVEDVPGEVRERYGNLVEEVRGHQFRYYVLDSPLITDGEFDELFVELQRVEDEHPALRTPDSPTQIVGGTFSTEFTAVDHLERMLSLDNAFDEDELRTWVDRVEREVGSAASYLCELKIDGLAINLLYRDGRLERALTRGDGRTGEDVTLNVRTMHDVPDLLTGTDEYPVPALVEVRGEVFFRVSEFGELNAALVDAGKAPFANPRNAAAGSLRQKDPRITRNRPLRLICHGLGRREGFEPARQSESYAALRAWGLPVSEHTRVLSATDAIVEHVRYWGEHRDDAEHEIDGVVVKVDEVSLQRRLGATSRTPRWSIAYKYPPEQATTALLDIQVNVGRTGRVTPFAVMEPVKVAGSTVSMATLHNSDEVRRKGVFIGDRVVIRKAGDVIPEVLGPVTDARDGSEREFVMPTECPECGSTLSRQKEGDVDIRCPNSRTCPAQLRERLFHLAGRGAFDIEVLGYEAAAALLASGVLVDEGDVFDLDEQKLLKAPLFRTKAGALSANGRKLLDNLESSKSKPLWRVLVALSIRHVGPTAAQALARELGSLERIEAAEEADLAAVDGVGPTIATAVREWFTVDWHREVVRKWREAGVRMEDERDQSVPRHLEGLSIVVTGSLQVYSRDEAKELIMARGGRAAGSVSKKTAFVVVGDAPGSKYDKAMQLKVPVLDEDGFTVLLDQGPEAAAQRALPAE from the coding sequence GTGACCAGCGACGACCGAGCCACCACCGCTGACGCGCCCGAGGACACCGCCGCGACGTCGGAGGACGCCCGTCCCGCCGATCCCGCCGCGAACACCGATGCCGAAGGCGTCGAGGACGTTCCCGGCGAGGTGCGGGAACGCTACGGCAACCTCGTCGAGGAAGTGCGCGGCCACCAGTTCCGCTACTACGTGCTGGACTCGCCGCTGATCACCGACGGCGAGTTCGACGAGCTGTTCGTCGAACTGCAGCGCGTGGAGGACGAACACCCGGCGCTGCGCACGCCGGACTCGCCGACGCAGATCGTGGGCGGCACGTTCTCCACCGAGTTCACCGCCGTGGATCACCTGGAGCGGATGCTCAGCCTCGACAACGCCTTCGACGAGGACGAGCTACGCACCTGGGTGGACCGGGTGGAACGGGAGGTGGGCTCGGCGGCGAGCTACCTCTGCGAGCTCAAGATCGACGGCCTGGCGATCAACCTGCTCTACCGCGACGGTCGCCTCGAACGTGCCCTGACCCGTGGCGACGGACGCACCGGTGAGGACGTGACGCTCAACGTCCGCACCATGCACGACGTCCCGGACCTGCTCACCGGCACCGACGAGTATCCGGTGCCCGCGCTGGTCGAGGTTCGCGGCGAGGTGTTCTTCCGGGTGAGCGAGTTCGGCGAGCTGAACGCCGCGCTGGTCGACGCGGGCAAGGCGCCGTTCGCCAACCCGCGCAACGCGGCGGCGGGGTCGCTGCGCCAGAAGGACCCGCGGATCACCCGGAACCGTCCGCTGCGGCTGATCTGCCACGGTCTCGGCAGGCGGGAGGGTTTCGAACCCGCGCGGCAGTCCGAGTCGTACGCCGCGTTGCGGGCGTGGGGCCTGCCGGTCTCGGAGCACACCCGCGTGCTGTCGGCGACCGACGCGATCGTGGAGCACGTGCGGTACTGGGGCGAGCATCGCGACGACGCTGAGCACGAGATCGACGGTGTCGTCGTCAAGGTCGACGAGGTCTCGCTGCAACGCCGCCTCGGTGCGACCTCGCGCACTCCGCGCTGGTCGATCGCCTACAAGTACCCGCCGGAACAAGCCACCACCGCGCTGCTCGACATTCAGGTCAACGTCGGACGCACCGGCAGGGTCACGCCGTTCGCGGTGATGGAGCCGGTGAAGGTGGCGGGCTCGACGGTGTCGATGGCGACCCTGCACAACTCCGACGAGGTGCGTCGAAAGGGCGTGTTCATCGGGGACCGGGTGGTGATCCGCAAGGCGGGTGACGTGATTCCAGAGGTGCTCGGTCCGGTCACCGACGCCCGCGACGGCTCCGAGCGCGAGTTCGTGATGCCGACCGAGTGCCCGGAGTGCGGGTCGACGTTGTCCCGGCAGAAGGAAGGCGACGTCGACATCCGCTGTCCGAACTCGCGGACCTGCCCCGCACAGCTGCGGGAGCGGCTGTTCCACCTCGCCGGGCGTGGCGCGTTCGACATCGAGGTGCTCGGCTACGAGGCTGCCGCGGCGCTGTTGGCTTCGGGCGTGCTCGTCGACGAAGGCGACGTGTTCGACCTCGACGAGCAGAAGCTGTTGAAGGCGCCGTTGTTCCGCACCAAGGCGGGAGCGCTCTCGGCCAACGGCCGGAAGTTGCTGGACAACCTGGAGTCGTCGAAGTCGAAGCCGCTGTGGCGGGTGCTGGTGGCCCTGTCGATCCGGCACGTGGGTCCGACCGCTGCGCAGGCGCTGGCTCGCGAACTCGGCTCACTGGAACGGATCGAGGCGGCCGAGGAGGCTGATCTCGCCGCCGTCGACGGCGTCGGTCCGACGATCGCGACGGCGGTGCGGGAATGGTTCACTGTGGACTGGCACCGCGAGGTCGTGCGCAAGTGGCGCGAGGCAGGCGTGCGCATGGAGGACGAGCGCGACCAGTCCGTGCCACGACATCTCGAAGGTCTCTCCATTGTGGTCACCGGCTCCTTGCAGGTTTATTCCCGGGACGAGGCCAAGGAACTCATCATGGCCAGGGGTGGTCGCGCGGCCGGCTCGGTGTCGAAGAAGACCGCGTTCGTCGTCGTCGGCGACGCGCCCGGTTCGAAGTACGACAAGGCGATGCAGCTCAAGGTCCCGGTGCTCGACGAGGACGGGTTCACGGTGTTGCTCGACCAAGGCCCCGAGGCCGCCGCGCAGCGAGCGTTGCCCGCGGAGTGA
- a CDS encoding uroporphyrinogen decarboxylase/cobalamine-independent methonine synthase family protein yields MTDFPWNPGTATATGSMPGVDAEEAARISVGELPDLVPFPELPARGVGADSLGRTAGMLVDLAVEVVPSGYRVTAKPGRDQRRAQDLMRWDLDAMEQAVAEAGAPPALLKVQAAGPWTLAAGIELERGHRVLTDHGALRDFTTSLIEGLRAHVQRMIERTGARVVLQLDEPTLPRVLRGDLPTPSGYGTVPAVPVPEVESLLGEVIAPLREATGEPVIAHCCARRPPVGLLRRAGAGAVSLDATGMGEVTGSFADELGEAWDGGTSLFLGLVPGTDPSERPDLRELALPAFDLAARLGFSRRILAEGTVATTACGLAGASPEWARRALSLVRDLGKLFVDEAENPTG; encoded by the coding sequence GTGACCGACTTTCCGTGGAACCCAGGGACGGCGACCGCCACCGGCTCGATGCCCGGTGTGGACGCGGAGGAAGCGGCTCGGATCTCGGTGGGGGAGCTACCGGATCTCGTGCCGTTCCCCGAACTGCCCGCACGCGGCGTCGGCGCCGACTCGCTCGGCCGGACCGCGGGGATGCTCGTCGACCTCGCGGTCGAGGTGGTGCCGTCCGGCTACCGGGTCACCGCGAAACCGGGACGTGATCAGCGCCGGGCGCAGGACCTGATGCGCTGGGACCTCGATGCGATGGAGCAGGCGGTGGCCGAGGCCGGCGCGCCGCCCGCGCTGCTGAAGGTGCAGGCGGCAGGCCCGTGGACGTTGGCCGCCGGCATCGAACTGGAACGCGGTCACCGCGTTCTCACTGACCACGGTGCGTTGCGGGACTTCACGACCTCGTTGATCGAGGGGCTCCGCGCGCACGTGCAGCGCATGATCGAGCGCACGGGGGCACGTGTGGTGCTCCAACTCGACGAGCCGACGCTGCCGCGAGTGCTGCGCGGCGACCTGCCGACGCCGAGCGGTTACGGCACGGTGCCCGCGGTCCCGGTACCCGAGGTCGAAAGTCTGCTCGGCGAGGTCATCGCGCCGTTGCGCGAAGCGACCGGCGAACCCGTGATCGCGCACTGCTGTGCGCGCAGGCCCCCGGTCGGCCTGCTGCGCCGCGCCGGAGCGGGCGCGGTGTCACTCGACGCGACCGGGATGGGTGAGGTCACGGGCTCGTTCGCCGACGAACTCGGGGAGGCGTGGGACGGCGGCACCAGCCTGTTCCTCGGGCTCGTGCCGGGAACCGATCCGTCCGAGCGCCCCGATCTGCGGGAACTCGCGCTGCCTGCGTTCGACCTTGCCGCGCGGCTCGGCTTCTCGCGCCGGATCCTCGCCGAGGGAACCGTGGCCACGACGGCGTGCGGACTCGCCGGAGCCTCTCCGGAGTGGGCTCGGCGAGCGCTGTCACTGGTGCGCGACCTCGGCAAGCTGTTCGTCGACGAGGCGGAGAACCCGACGGGCTGA
- a CDS encoding dienelactone hydrolase family protein produces METIELTETARRRGGSARLHAHLVRPSGEGPWPGVVMLHEAFGVNDVFLRQAERLAESGYLAIALDLFSDGGARRCLVRTFRAMLSGEGASFVDIDVARSWLAESSECTGKVGVIGFCMGGGFALLTAGSGFDAASVNYGQLPKELDAVAADACPVVGSFGKRDVTLPNAAVKLDKALTAAGVPNDVKEYPQAGHSFLNDAEIGPRPLRPLMRVAGVGPEPDSATDAWRRIDDFFAAHLR; encoded by the coding sequence ATGGAGACGATCGAGCTGACCGAGACCGCACGCCGACGCGGCGGTTCCGCGCGGTTGCATGCCCACCTGGTGCGCCCGTCGGGTGAGGGACCGTGGCCCGGGGTCGTCATGCTGCACGAAGCGTTCGGGGTCAACGACGTCTTCCTGCGCCAGGCCGAACGCCTGGCCGAATCCGGTTACCTTGCGATCGCGCTGGACCTGTTCAGCGACGGAGGGGCCCGTCGCTGTCTCGTTCGGACGTTTCGGGCGATGCTGTCCGGGGAGGGCGCGTCGTTCGTCGACATCGACGTCGCTCGCTCCTGGCTTGCCGAGTCCTCCGAATGCACCGGAAAGGTCGGCGTCATCGGCTTCTGCATGGGCGGCGGTTTCGCACTGCTCACCGCCGGTAGCGGCTTCGACGCGGCCTCGGTGAACTACGGCCAGTTGCCGAAGGAACTCGACGCGGTGGCGGCGGATGCGTGCCCGGTGGTCGGCAGTTTCGGGAAGAGGGATGTGACGTTGCCGAATGCCGCCGTCAAGCTCGACAAAGCGCTCACAGCCGCCGGAGTCCCGAACGACGTCAAGGAGTACCCGCAGGCGGGGCATTCCTTTCTCAACGACGCCGAGATCGGACCGAGGCCGTTGCGCCCGCTGATGCGCGTCGCCGGTGTCGGACCGGAACCCGACTCGGCGACGGACGCGTGGCGCCGAATCGACGACTTCTTCGCCGCCCACCTGCGCTGA